In Nitrososphaerales archaeon, the genomic stretch CTGGGGCCGGTGGTCTAGCCTGGTAGGACGCGAGTCTCACACGCTCGAAGTCAGGAGTTCAATTCTCCTCCGGCCCACCTCAAGCATGCGGCTTCATTTCACGAGGCTGCGGACGACCGTCTGGAGCCGTAACCGCTCGGCAATTGCTGAAGTTATAGTGGGCTGCGCGCTGAAATGATGCGTGCCGTCGGAGTCGAGCAGGTCTATCTCTTGTGCTTCTCGTAGGCGACCCGCGACAGCAGGTCGGCTTCCTCGTTCTTCTCGCGCGGAATCCACTCGAACTTCACCGACCCGAGTTGACTGACCAGTTCTTTCGCTTCCTTCAGTTTCGGAAGGTAGCCGCCTCTTTTGGCCTTCCACCCCAGCCCCATCTGGCCGACGAGCAGCCTTGAGTCAGACCTGACGGTCACGTCTCCTTTGACCCCGAGCTGCTTCAGCTTCTTCAGCGCCTCGACGAGCGCCGTGTACTCTGAGAAGTTGTTCGTTACGCCGTAGCCGGCCAGCCCTTCTCCTTCCGCGATCTTCTTCGAACCCTCGTAGATTGTGAACCCGTAGGTGCCCGTCCCCGGATTGCGAGGTTCGCTTAGCCCATCAATGTAGACCGTCGCTGTCAGAGATGTGGCCTCCTTGCTAGAACCAGGGTGCCTGAAGCCTACTGATCTGGGAAGACACCTTGTCCACGTAGGCTTGGAGATTGGCCAATACCGTCTTTTCGGTGATGTATCCGACAACCTGGTCACCCTCCTTGACCAGCATCCTCCTGATGCCCTTCTCGCTCATCATCTGGGAGATGGCCGCGATTCCTTCGCTCGCCTTCACTGAGAAGAGCTCCGTTGTCATTATCTCAGCCAACCTGACGGTGGCAGGGTCCCTGCCCTCGGCCACAACCTTCGAGACGATGTCCCACTCCGTCACCAAACCAGCTGGATGCGTCGGCGAGTCGATGACAACGAAGCCGTGCCTTGCAGACTTCATCGTCTTTGCTGCCTCCAGGACCGTGGTCTCCTTCGGAAGCGCCAGCAGGTCTTTCTGAAGAATGTCCCTTGCGTAGAGGACCATTGTATCTTAGTGTGCCTACGTCCAATATAGCCTTTCTGCGTCCCTATCTGGGTAAGAAGCGGTATCAAGAATGAAAATGAAAACGGAGCGGCCGTCTCTGAGACAGGCCGCCTGCGAACAGTGCAGGGTCGCGTGGACCCTACGTTCCTGTCTCTTCGCTCTCTGAGCTGGAGGACTCGCCGCCCTCAGACCCGCCGACGACTTGACCCGTGGCGAACCTGTTGGCTACTTGAGTGACCTTGACCTTTCCTTGCCAGCCCTGCTTTGCGCCGGCCACAAAGATGACGAAACCGTCGACCTTTGCGATGCCGTCGCCGCGCCTGCTGATCTCGGAAATGGTAACGTCGTACTCCTTTCCGACCTCAACTGGCTTTGGCTTGAAGGACCTGAAACCGCCTCCACTCGAACCGCCGCTGCGGCCGTAGCCTCCTCCTCGTCCGAAACTCGTCTTTTCACATCCTAGCGTCTTTTCGGTACCGCTGAAGAAGCGACCTCCGATTCGGGTTATTAAACGTGACGTTGTCGGGTTCTGGAAAGTCTTAGTCGGATTCGATCCCCTTCTCTGAGTTGGAAACTTTCGTCGGATGACTCGCGTTCTGAATCAGCGTCAGCCACTTGTCCTCCCCCCGCACGATGATTCCCGCCTTGTCCGCAGGAGTCGCCCCGTCCAAACCCATGTGCGGTCTGACGTAGTTGTGGTAAATCTGGTAGCCCTTGAGGATGGGTGTCCCCCCGCTTTACCCCCCGCATGACCTTTTCTCTGTCTCTGAACTCTCCGTTCAGCCTCTCCATCCTATTATTGTGAACTATTCCGTCCTCGCGTCTAGACATTCTGCGCCTGCAAGGGTTAGGATAGGATTGATATGGGGGGTGAAGGAGGCCTGGCCAGATTGCCAACTGAACTGAAGTCGAAGGAAGAATTCCAGAAGCTCTTGGAGTCAGCTGACGAGGTGAGAGTGGTCAGGAGCGGCGACAACGCGAAGCTGAAGCTTAAGACGAAGGATTCTCTCGTCACCTACAAGACGACGACAGAGGAAGCGGACGAGCTGACCAAGGGACTGAAGATAGACGTCGTAGAGTACTGACCTAGAGTAGAAATATGGCGAGAAGGGCGACCCCAAGCACCATTGGGATAGGGAGTCCAGGAAGCAACCTCTTCTTGCTCAGGAGAAACAGCGTTGCAATCACCCCCGCGTCTATTGTGAAGATGGTCACAAGAGACACAAGCGGCGACAGGTAGAACAGGGCGAGCGACGGGAGCATAGTGTAGAACACAATGTCGCCCAGCCCGAGTGTGAACTCGCCAGCCCGGATGGACATCCCTTGCAGGGCGACCCCTGGGGCCATCCCGATTAACTGCTTCAGGGGCCCCCTGAACACGGCGTAGATGTCATAGACCGAGAAGACTACTGGTAGCGCTAGGGCTGTAAGGGGTGGGAGGGTCGAGGCGAAGAAGCTGCCCACCTCAGCTCCCACGAAAGCGAGAATCGCGTCCGAGAGCCAAGGGTTGCTCTTCACGAATATCGTGTACCCGATCAGCACAACAACGGTCAGCGATGCTGCAGCGTCAATCGGCAGCTCCAGCACGGGCGGAACGTACCTCCAGATGATGTCGTCGACAGTCGTCAAAGTCAGGAGGAACGCGGAGAGCGAAACAGAAGCGAAGATGAGAACCCGGAACGACATGACCCTCTTCCTTCGAAGGACCCACACGAGAGCCAACGTCGATGCGAACACAACGAGTACGAGGATTATCGCGTTTCCTGCCGAGCCGGCACTTGATGTACCCAGTGGGGCGTAGGTGTAGCCGCTAGTTGCAACAAAGTTGACGTAGGTAGGCAGGTTCTGGTACGTGATGCCGAGCGCCGCGAGCTGAATCACCAAGACAATTGCGACGGCCTCCAGCAGGTTCGGAACCGTGACGCGCTTCTTCTCTGGCTCTTGTGTCTCGCTCACGCCTGCTGGCCGCTGCCCCGTGTCAGGCTAATAGACATTTTACCGGTCGCTTAGACTTGGAACTCTTGGCCTGGCATCGCTGCCGTGGCCTCTGCGCCCATATCCTGGTGGAGCTGGTCGGCGAGCGCGATGCACGACTCTTCCTCGCCGTGGACAGTCAGGAACTTGGGCGAGCCCTTGATACCCTTCAGGTCGCTCAGAAGCTCGGTCTTGCCGCTGTGGGACGAGAAGTCGAACCTCCTCACCTCTGCCTTCACCTTGGTCGGCTTCCCACGATAAATCGTCAGGCCCTTGTCGATCAGAGTCCTGCCCGGCGTGCCCGGAACTTGGAAGCTGACTATGGCAATGCCGTTCTTCTCATCCATCGAGAGGTGCTCGTTGTAGAAGATGGAGGCGCCGCCCACGAGCATCCCGGCAGGCGAGACTATCACTCCAGGTCTACTTGTTATCCGCCTCCTCTGAGTCCACGAGGTAACCTCTTCGATGCTCTCTAGCATCCTCCGGAGAGCGGTAGGGTCGCGAAGGAACTCCTGATAGCGGAGAAGGATACCGTTGACCTTCAACGCCATCCCGTCCATGGAGACCGGGTGCTTGAACCCGCTCTTGACGAGTGTCATCGCAATCTCCTGGGCCCTCCCGACAGAGAACGCAGGCACGAGGAGGACGCCGCCTCTCTCAACAACCGCGTTGGCGAATTCGACGAGTTCCGCCTCTGCCTTGGACCTGTGAGGATGGTCCGCGGTTGCGTAGGTGCTCTCGGTGATCACCATGTCTGCCTCCCCGAGGTTCTTCCACGAGCCGCTGAGCAAGTTCGTCTCGCCTCCGTTGATGTCGCCCGTGTAGAGCAGCCTCTTCGACCCTGCCTCCACGGAGATGACGGCAGAGCCAGGGATGTGGCCCGCGTCGTAGAAGGAGATGGTGAAGTCGCCGATCTGGAACGGTTCCATGTAACCGTGGTTCACCGTGTTGGTGTTCATAGCCATGAGGTCGATGAACTCGAAGGGCAGGTACTGCCCGGAGATCTTGATGAAGTCCTGAATCAGCAGGCTTGAGAGCTCCGAGGTAACCGGCGTTGCGTGGAGTTTCATGTTGCCTCCGAGAAAGTGGAGGGGAGCGGCACCCGAATGGTCAAGGTGAGCGTGGCTCAGCACGACTGCCTTGATGTCCTTCGGGGGCACGTGCATCGGGAACCCTGGCACTTTCGTGGTCATGGCTCCGTAGTCGAGCAGGATCTTGCTGTCTCTGTGCGTCACGAGAAAAGCGGAGCGGCCGACCTGCCTGGCTGCTCCCAGAACCTTTACTTCCATTAATCGTAATCCTTTGAGAAACGCGCGCTTTTGATTGTCTATAAGGCTTTCCCCGCCTGGCTCTGGTAAGTCTGTGGGCCATGCTTCAGGGTTTTGTGCCTGTTAAGGGGCGGGCCATATGTTTCGCCTTTCGTGGTGCTTAAATCATTATAAAATGGGGCAGGCACTCCCTCATGTGCCAGCGACGGCCACGCTCGCCGACGACCTAAAGGCACTGTCGCGGCTCGATGTCCTGAACGATGTGTGCAAAGGGAAGAAGTCTGGTGCCGAGGAGGACATTAAGCAGAAGATAGTTGTCCGCGTTCTCGAATGGCTATGCTATGACAAAGTGAAGGACATGTCATTTGAGTTCCATGTCGCCAACAAGCGGGCAGACGTGGCGCTACTCATTGACGAGAAACCGAAGGTCATCGTCGAGACAAAAAGCCCTGAACAAACACTCGACGATTGGAAGGTGAAGTCGCTCCAATACGCGAAGGACAAGTCGATCTCATGGCTCCTCCTCTCTAATGGAATCAAGTTCCAGCTCTACAAGAGCTTTATCGAAGGCGTCGAGAACTCGCGGAACAGGCCAGTCTTCGAGACAGACCTGAAGCACCTTCCAGAGAGATTTGACGAACTGAAAGGCCTCATTGGGCATGAACATCTCAGGGACATCGACAAGAATCCAGAGGTGAAGACGCGGGTCGAATCAATCAGGAGGGCCGTCACTGAAGAGGAGCTTCTGGAAACCCTGAGGGAAGGCAAACGCAAGCTCTTCCTTGACATTCTACCAC encodes the following:
- a CDS encoding ribonuclease HI family protein: MSDTSPKRRYWPISKPTWTRCLPRSVGFRHPGSSKEATSLTATVYIDGLSEPRNPGTGTYGFTIYEGSKKIAEGEGLAGYGVTNNFSEYTALVEALKKLKQLGVKGDVTVRSDSRLLVGQMGLGWKAKRGGYLPKLKEAKELVSQLGSVKFEWIPREKNEEADLLSRVAYEKHKR
- a CDS encoding CBS domain-containing protein codes for the protein MVLYARDILQKDLLALPKETTVLEAAKTMKSARHGFVVIDSPTHPAGLVTEWDIVSKVVAEGRDPATVRLAEIMTTELFSVKASEGIAAISQMMSEKGIRRMLVKEGDQVVGYITEKTVLANLQAYVDKVSSQISRLQAPWF
- a CDS encoding TRAM domain-containing protein, which translates into the protein MAKVDGFVIFVAGAKQGWQGKVKVTQVANRFATGQVVGGSEGGESSSSESEETGT
- a CDS encoding presenilin, with product MSETQEPEKKRVTVPNLLEAVAIVLVIQLAALGITYQNLPTYVNFVATSGYTYAPLGTSSAGSAGNAIILVLVVFASTLALVWVLRRKRVMSFRVLIFASVSLSAFLLTLTTVDDIIWRYVPPVLELPIDAAASLTVVVLIGYTIFVKSNPWLSDAILAFVGAEVGSFFASTLPPLTALALPVVFSVYDIYAVFRGPLKQLIGMAPGVALQGMSIRAGEFTLGLGDIVFYTMLPSLALFYLSPLVSLVTIFTIDAGVIATLFLLSKKRLLPGLPIPMVLGVALLAIFLL
- a CDS encoding MBL fold metallo-hydrolase; the encoded protein is MEVKVLGAARQVGRSAFLVTHRDSKILLDYGAMTTKVPGFPMHVPPKDIKAVVLSHAHLDHSGAAPLHFLGGNMKLHATPVTSELSSLLIQDFIKISGQYLPFEFIDLMAMNTNTVNHGYMEPFQIGDFTISFYDAGHIPGSAVISVEAGSKRLLYTGDINGGETNLLSGSWKNLGEADMVITESTYATADHPHRSKAEAELVEFANAVVERGGVLLVPAFSVGRAQEIAMTLVKSGFKHPVSMDGMALKVNGILLRYQEFLRDPTALRRMLESIEEVTSWTQRRRITSRPGVIVSPAGMLVGGASIFYNEHLSMDEKNGIAIVSFQVPGTPGRTLIDKGLTIYRGKPTKVKAEVRRFDFSSHSGKTELLSDLKGIKGSPKFLTVHGEEESCIALADQLHQDMGAEATAAMPGQEFQV